From a single Phorcysia thermohydrogeniphila genomic region:
- a CDS encoding cold-shock protein: MEKLTGTVKWFDSKKGYGFITADNGQDVFVHYTGISGTGFRTLEEGERVSFNVMESDKGLKAVDVERL, from the coding sequence ATGGAGAAGCTCACAGGAACAGTGAAGTGGTTTGACTCAAAGAAGGGTTACGGCTTTATTACGGCCGACAACGGACAGGACGTATTTGTCCACTACACCGGTATTTCCGGAACAGGCTTTAGGACCCTTGAGGAAGGAGAAAGGGTTTCCTTCAACGTTATGGAGAGCGATAAGGGTCTAAAAGCTGTAGATGTAGAAAGGCTTTAA